The window tcaacgctgatagctgtttctaacaaggcgatagcggaaacagactaaggacctatgtgttatcggtgatagcgaacacgcgccgtattaaaaatggcatagatttgtttacgaagccgatttggctaattgcgcaaataaaatgtgatgtaagtatttcttctcaccttttaatgacaagtaatcactgcttgactacaatatttcataggcatagtaaataaggtatgatgtattttattctatctattaaattaaagactcgttaaactccattgtcatgcctccttagcaaaaatgacacagagatgccctgtggtcccagactaagagcgcaggatgcaatagaccgagtctttgttaacactacccgacggatccgtgtaccaaaacccgaacttgagagtcaaaacccgaacccgaaggaccggaatacccgaaatctctattacccgatactcgagagaagataaacccgcgagttcaacgagtattactacccgtgcccagcactaaatTAAGCACAGCGTAGCGCTCCCATCTACCGCAGGAGAAATTGAATTCATACAACTTCGTACACAGCATCGTGAATTGATCTTTTCTCTATACATAGGAAGTATGGATAGCTCAGTCCTTGCAAAGCATTAATGTTTTAGTTGCGTTTCCTCTTGATGAGGAGGATAGCAGGTGATGGGAAAATAGCCAGATAGAACTCACTGACAGTGGCTAAGGCTAAATGCTTGTCTCTCAATCTATAATAGAGTTTCCTTAGTAATAATGCGTAACACTAAAATGTTATCTGACAGCATTTTGAAACTATTCCGAGATTTTAAAACTGAGGACAAACTCACAAACTTCCAGGAAAAGCTATGATACACTAGGAAAATTTCTAAGCTAGTCTCTCTCTCTATGCAATCCCTCTCTTTAGAGTAAGATGTCTGCTTGCTAGTAACAGTACAATAACTCATTGGCTCATCGGAATTTTCAATGCAGTTGAAAGTTatgacaaaattaaatatttttttgtatacCAACTTTATAGAATCTcttcaaacaaaaaatatttagttgaGTCAAAGCTGGCAAATACAATGAAACATTGCATTACAGAAGTCACAAAAAACAGTCAAGTTCTGTGAACTATTAAAAGGTTAAATTGAGTCAAAGTGCTATACAAAGAGCTATCCAAAGAGCTATCCAAAGAGCTATCCAAAGACAGATCCAATGATGACAACAAAATAGACAACAATGACAATGACTGACAGCCAGGTGATGATGGGTCCAAGGATATTCATGACTCTGGCAACATTGTAGTGAGAGCGGCCATGATCATTGTCTCCTAAAATCATACAGATTGGTATAAAATTCATAATTTGTAAAGGTATGACAGGCAGAACTAAGACAGGTAAGTTTTTTGTGTATAGTAAACCATAATCAACATGGTGGAAAATATTCTTTCAATGTGGCTAGATGATTAGAGCATTTGAAGCTGGTTGCAAGTCTGTGGCTAGGTGCAAGTCTGACTTGCAGATTTAACATGTTACAAAGAGTTAGGAAACTTGGAGATGCATAGAATTTGTTGAACCACTTTCTgttaaagttaaatattttatactctTCAGTAAATAGCTTgttgaaaataacaaaatgtCTAAGCCAACGCATGCGGCAATGACAactgaataataacaattgGGACACAGTTTTAAGCAGCACCCTGAAGTCTCGCAGTAATGGTTTCGGATTTAGTAAACCTTTGAGGGAATGGCTGTCGACGCTATTGCTAAGTGATCTTAGATCAAGCTTTGCTGCATTCGACCACAAAAACAATGAACAAGGATTTGCATTACACGCTTGACGAAGAGGGCAACATGTAAGCCTATTTGAAGTGCATGGTTTTTTAGCAGGTTGTACCATGTCGTAGACATAGCTCTCTTGGGGGttggggggagagagagagcccCCACCCCCCAATGCCCAGGCTAAGGTTATACCATGTTGTAAGCATCTGTTATTAGGGAACTAAGGCTAATACTCCAAGACATTTTCAAAAAAACCATGGAAGGGGCTTTTAAACGTCTACTCACTCCTGTTGTACAATTGTGGAACTCTAGCTGTTTAGTTGAGCTTCTAAAGAATCTCTGCAGTCTTTTCTTGGCTACCGCCCGACAAAAAACTTAGATTTCAAAAACTTATGCTGATGcttcaaataaaaatagactAATTTCTAATTGATTAGAATGGGATGCATGCATAAACGTGCAAAAAAACCTGCTGGTCTTGACGCTCCGTCACCAACTGCTCTTCTGATACTATTTGTAATTCTGAAGAGTTCTTATTTCATAATGGCAGCAGAGCCTATAATATCTCTAAACTGattacataaaaacaaaaacagggAAAAAAGTAGAATGGAGTTTAGCTAGATACAACCATTAATTTTCTCTGCTAAATCTTCTATAAAACTTTCCACGTAACTTGtattatctatatttataaatatcaatgtttgtttgtctgtccacCTGTACTTCcttttgtccagctatagcggtAGAGTTTAAAGAATGAGAAATCCACTgtaaactggatttgaactcgcaacgtccagttctgcagacatctatttatccaatacactacactgtctAACTTGCTATACCAAGGAATATATTTGGCACATACTTGGAATACATGCCAATCTGTCATGACTTCGCATCTAGGTTTATACATAAAGTCATGTCAGAAGAAAAATTTGTGAAGCCTTGCCAGAAGAAAATTTACGTCCAtaagtaaaaaaaacaatgcTTAAACTCATCTAGCCAACATGACTACTGCAgtcagtatagatctgtagtaggctTTGCCGGTACGGTATGAATTACGCAAAAATAGACACAGTAAACAGAAAtagcacagtacacagaaataaacaaacaccttgatttaaaagttagaatgtttAATGCTGAATATGTTAATTGAAAgcaaattttttgtacaaaaacgttttttattattgtgcaaCGCCGGGTATCCAGCTAGTTGCACCATGTAGCTCAAAGCATGCAGCCTAAAAGCGCTTTGTCAGGCTGGCAATTTTCTTAGAGCCAAGACTTACCTCTGTTATAAGCATCTTTAGCCATGCAGGAAAAGATGACTGCTACGAGCCCAAATACTGGGTTACAACAGAGCATGTTGAATATAGAGCAACCAAGACAGTCACTGCCCCTCACATTCTGCACTGAAAGATACAAAGAGCAGACGACTAAGTAAGCGCTGCTAAAGTACACATAATGCCCTCATATCTCACATGTACTATTGATTTGTACAGCAGTCGAttcacctgataatctctcacagTATATGAAGCTGCCAGGATACtagtataatacaataaaatattaaaatataatttaatatatcgtaatataatatagtaaaatataatacaatctatatataaatctcagtgtttgtctgtttgtctgtttgtcatttgttgttcgtgtgtccagttatagcaacagTTTTAAGAAGGAAAAATCTGCTTCACACAGAATTTGGACTCAAAACCTCCACGACGGCAGACAGATGTTCTATCCACTAAGTCAAGCAACTACATTGCtatgcaataaaataattgtgcacatattcaATACAccggttaaaatatgcatcttTGAAGCGCTTggaaaaatactattggttactacaaGCAGGCTTGAAGATCATAAGCATTGCAAGATCCCAAGCTTTcttcacagctcttattatagtaaacatttagGCAAGCTTAAGttgctagcttaagttactagaaTTAGCCATTAGCTAAATTTGCCATTGGTCATTAAAGTGTAAGTGTGTGTATTTGTCTCAGTAAGCGAAATAAAAtgttcccacgaccaaacacgagcgaagcgattgtttgggagcttcataataaatgcatatgcgcacacaacttccgaaaaaattatccgtcaacagccgttaccaaacccttgtaccgaaatctcatcaaaataTTTAGCCAATTTTGTatagagttgtttaagtataataatgatacaaaacacatataaaactatttaaatatgttacgaagtctttgaaaagttgacgcaatatcctaaaactaagactggccaacgaaacgccgataaggcagtgcgacagagagtagaaccattaagtcgtacgcatttcacaaaaaaacgtgcacatttcaccagtctatggcattgtccaattgctgaaggtttctgtaattaacgtagaagtactgaaaagtaatcgtttcttttttgccgattctacagGACtatgacattttggacacttataatgagttctttggtattctaactgatgtccaaagcagtgaaagtaaaggaaacgacgatgatatttttctaacgattcttataagattattacaatatttaattgtaagaataattattcgattttataagattattattatatgatttagttataagaataatcattcgaatttacaagatcaaagtgtatagtgaccgacggtgtgcaatatgttactgctattatttttctaaagattttgatgatgatactgcggctgtgcccaatatcgcggtactgccaagccatttttaatatctgcaaaattaagtaataggcctacattttcttatagatatacatttatttctatgacaaccaactaaaatctgtttagatttttaaattcagcataattttttagatataaatacagaaatctagataaatatcacaacttcttgatattggtgtctatgaccaatgatatacagcccccagcctgtgtatattacacaacagcttaccattttacttctaatattgcatttctcctatcgcaggggagagatataaacatataatcttttcgtttcattattgctgtttgttgtacataatagcacccagtacattacagctgccattgcagctaccattgcagttctcctattgcactgcagtgccatttgactgctaatattgcatttctcaaccggcagtaccctttctttttccattatcactttggtcatgagctgtatgacagggaaatttctagttgtatatatgctcataaaaaactgatgctgactaaaaaatacataaataaaataaaaatgtaaaaccataaaaaccacATTACTTTGCCATTGTCTTAATTAATCAGCTTAGTCAATGAAAACTACATAACCTTACATTACATTACTACATCATTGCTTATAAGCTGTTATTAATTACCCATGCAACTCTGGACATTTctctaatatattgtaatattataatgtaataatgCAGACGCATTAGATACTGTCAGCAAAAATATAACCAGTCTTAGATAAATACTCTAGAACTGCTGATGCAACACATAGATGAGCTCCTTGTACAAATGCGGTCATACCGCAGTCTATTAGAAGATTGATACCAGGCATAAAGCAAATATTCTCTGTCTATTTGAAAAGAGAAACAGGCAATAATAGGCATATTTCAATGTCTAAGTGAATAGATGCACACAGATAGCAGAACTTTTACTATCTATGTCTATGCGAGTAGagagtacatgtatgtgtactaAGTATGTTTATAGGCCAAAATAAATCTCTATGGAAAAGAAAAAGGTTTGTGAACTTTGCAATTTGTCCACCAGGATGAACAATCATTCTCAGCTGGCCAGCAATTTTTAGCTAACTGCCAGCTAAATAACATTTAGCTTTCAGCCTCCCAAACAGTAAGAATTAAGGCTacgcaaaaacaagttttataggCCATAAGGTTCTTCTATATCATATGAAAACACTGATAACCATGCTAAGGTAGTTTACTTTGAATGTACTGTGTAATTATATTCTCAGCATTGAACTCTCAGAGGTGTATTCATTATATATTTCCACTTGGTTACCTGATGACAAAGATTCCAATGACAAAAGTATTATGAAGCACTCACATCAGGTGACCATTCATATATTTAAACACCAACTATATTGTTTTAGGTTTTATCTTTATAACAATGAATCTCACTTTGAcattgtgtgtgtctgtctgttagtccgctGGGTGCGCGGTGTACGATGTGCGATATGCggcgtgtgtgtgtggtgtgtggcgtgtgtggtgtgtgttACTGTGTGTGTTTGTTAGTTTGCATAAACTATGCGTGTCCACAGTTTTTGGCCAACTTTATTCAAACATCACACGCACAatagccttgctattgcgcacagggacctcatcatcaccttccatggagtgacattttttttttgtctatttctcttgtctttttatactgttagaaacattcttcatgttattttttgtggttatgttatagatgaaaataaacaaacaaacaaacaaacatgctacATGCTTTCCACAAGCTCGCTaacaatatttggttttaaaactccgTCTGTTCCTGAGAACCGCCCTAAACACTTACCCTTAGGCTATCTGATTGATAATGAGCGAGATTTCCACATTGCAGGGCTTACTGCTCGCTATTGACATAACGACATAGATCAATAGATCAATAGATCAATAGCTAATTATATTACTATGACACTATAGATAAATAAAATATCTAGTaactatttgtattttattcatTCTTCTGTCAGCTGCCCGACATCCAAAACAAACAAACTAATAATGGATTTGTTATTGATTGTAAGCGAGAGCAATCTTGTTCGGTGATTGGAGCAAACACTTGAGTTGAAACTGTTTAAGCAGGTGTTATAGCACCGGCATCAGCAGACTGAAATAAGATGATTTTGCTCTGGAAGGCTACAGAAACTTTACATAGACTGCATTATAAAAGCCTTTATTGATTTAACTGCTTCGTCGGCTGTTCCGTTTTCCGACAAGCTATAGTGAGTTGCGTCCAAAGTTATTGATCACAGCTTTTTTACTTCAAAATCAATTGATCCGCTTTtctttaaatgtaaaatcatcagttaaaaataaacatacacTAAATGTTAGTAAATTTCATCAAAAGGTTTCGTTATGTTTTTAGCATTTcagattgttttttatgtttgagatgaacttattgccagaatgtttcaagattaaaatcgatagaacttgattacaattaaaacgctcagatcaattGAATGTGTGTTTATGTttataattgcaaagaaacCAACAGAATAGTGATGGGTAACACTTCAACTTCAGCACAATACCTGATATCAGCTActgcaacaataacaactaatgTGCCATTAATTTTTGCACCTAGTttattttgagcgttttaatcgctgAACATTATagttataactataattataaagtTTTTATCTTAGTTGTAGTTACTCTGGTGTTAAGACTAGCGTCTTAACACCAATGTCTAAGTGTTGGTGTTACTTGCAGTTACTTTGGTGTTGCAGCGTTGCAGTGTTGCAGTGTTGGTGTTGCAGTTACTTTGGTGTTAAGACTAGCGTCTTAACACCAAAGTAACTgcaactaaaataaaaacatagaTCACCAACATAGTCAGAATTTTCAAGGCACAAATCCAAATCAGACTTGTATTGTGAGTGAAAGTTTTTGTGTGCATTTGAAGAAGTTTCTTTGGGATTTGTGAAGTTCggaaacattttttaaactgtatcaattatattgttttatattatattgtactagtgtttattgtattatgttataataaattatatataaaatttattgctaaaaaatatacactagtataatatagtaaaatataatatcatCTAATGtcatataatataattcaatctttactataataagagccatataTGTCTGTCCGTTTCACTGAAGCCATGCTAGGAGTCTTAGGAACAAAGATTACGCCACACGGGAAGCAAACCCAGATATTCAGATAAGGCAATCATCAAACTCATCTAAATGTGTTTCACTCAACCACCTTCCCACGTCTgagaataattatgcatgtagttattacacatgacaatctctcacagtgcacagcATCTAAGcataattgtatacatagttattacacatgacaatctctcacagtgcacagcATCTAAAcataattgtatacatagttattacacatgacaatctctcacagtgcacagcATCTAAgcataattgtgtacatagttattacacatgacaatctctcatggcacacatcATCTAAGcataattgtatacatagttatcacacatgacaatctctcacagtgcacagcATCTAAGcataattatgtacatagttattacacatgacaatcttttACAGTGCACATCATCTAAgcataattgtgtacatagttattacacatgacaatctctcatggtgcacaggactaccggcatactagtattatatggTATTACAGAATGTCATACAATAAAgtgctatacagtatattaatGCAAATTTCAAGTGTCTCAAACACCTTCTGTTGTTTGCTGATACTGAAGTCAATATTGAAATAGAATCTGATGGATGCCGATACAttttatggatgctttttataaAATCAGAAGTTAACAAATTTTAACAAAGATAATTTTGTTTTGTTCGTAAAGCATGCGCTTTTATTATCTAGTAAAATGAAATCCGATCTTTGAGGCGCAATATAGTGGTTAGTACCCCATTTTTTTATCATTCGAAACCTAGGGGCTTCAAACTCCACAAACTGAAAGTATTATTTTGAATGCTGCAATCTGGATGTCAAGGACCTCATGCTAAAATTGTTAGCTACGATTATCTAAGTCTACATGAAGGAAATTTAGAGTTTACAAAGCAGTAGCTCTTTAAAACATTAGCTGATGAAATGGAGGGACACGCTAACCTCCCGTGAACTTTAACAATGTATGGCTTTAGATTCAGAAAAGAGAATGTTTGTGTAGTTATTAGGGTTCAGAAAAATGAATACATAAACTAACGAATACTTGATACTAGTTGTCATATCTCCACACATAAATTGTTGGACAAGTAATTTCATTTGCTTGTGGCAGCATGATCATCAGGAATGTGACAAGTGTAATGTACAATTGTACAATTATACAAATGTATGATTGGTCAAATGTACAATTGTAAAAATGTACAATTTGTAAAAATGTACAATTTGTAAAAATGTACAATTGTACAAATGTATATTGTACAATTGTACAAATGTACAATTGTACAATTGTAAAGATGTACAATTGTACAAATGTGCAATTATACAaatgtacaaatgtacaaaTGCATGAAACGTCTCCATGttaataattactataacaATACCAATGGTTGGGTATGTTTAGTAGCTACCAAACTTGATGTGTTCTCCAACAAACGGAGATTCTATGTAattaaaaatctataaaaaaatgttttttctacAATCATTTATACTGTCATATTCTATTTCTTTATACTATGTTAAAAATATTGTCACAGAATAGCTAGAAAAGCTTctgaaataaaaatagaaagGTATCTCTAGAACTGTTCAGACACGTGTAAAAGTCCCGTACTTACCAATTACGACTGGTGCTGCAGGTTGACCAACAATCACCGTGTTATTCACCACCTGCTGCTGAGGTTGCCAGGCAGGCTGCGCAGGCTGCTGATATCCATGGTACACCTGTTGTACCTGGCTTGGTTGCCCATAGCCGTGTTGCATTGGCTGTGCTGCAGTTGGATGCTGTGGAGCAGGTGCAGGGTGAGGATTGGTTGATTGTTGGTATAGCCCTGTCTTGTCTTGCTGTCCATCATACGCTGGAGGGGGCGGGTTCATCTCATGATTTTCGGCTATAAGCACAAGTAGGAGAAAGACTGCATATTAGACAGCATATATGTTTATAGTAGAAACTAAGATACATCTTCGGTGACTATCATGCGTATAATACACAATAGGCagttcatacatgtatgtatttgtctAGTGCTTCCTAGTGTGTATTACCGTAAAGGCTCTATATGAGCTTCATGAAACTGTGTTTCCAGCCCTTTCCTTCTAGTGGTGTTccattagaggtggcgttcaaataaagggtggcgctttatttttcacctagctcgtcagaattttagCTTTTTAAGGGTGAAGAGAGGCTAAATATGCTGCCTATATTTTGTGCTTGCCTTCAGGAAGAGCGACATTAATGATGCTGTCTTCAgtatttttgttaaacatttttcatatCCATGTGCGCCAAAATAGCAGACCGAGTTAACCAAGGATCTACTTTGAGTGAAACATATTAGACGGATACAGttgtttaattattttgatgtatgattatatagatatatatttacagtatatatataatatcatatacatatatatgaatatataatatatttataaggatatataaatatatacttctatatacatacatacatacgtacgtacgtatgtacatacgtacgtacgtacgtacatacgtacgtacatacgtacgtacgtatgtacatacgtacgtacatacgtacgtacgtacgtacatacgtacgtacatacgtacgtacatacgtacgtacatacatacatacgtacgtacatacatacatacgtacatacatacatacgtatgtacatacatacatacgtacgtacatacatacgtacgtacatacatacgtacgtacatacatacgtacgtacatacatacgtacatacatacgtacatacatctgtacatacatacatacgtacgtacatacgtacatacatacatacatacatacgtacatacatacatacctacgtacatacatacagacgtacatacgtacgtacgtacatacatacatacgtacgtacatacatatgtacacacatacatacgtacatacatacatacgtacatacatacatacatacatacgtacgtacatacatacatacgtacgtacataca of the Watersipora subatra chromosome 4, tzWatSuba1.1, whole genome shotgun sequence genome contains:
- the LOC137394261 gene encoding uncharacterized protein; this translates as MNLQPMNTHPNAAPQQPSHHGYGQPSPAQPANAGYQQPAQPAWQPQQQQQQSVVNNTVVVGQPAAPVVIVQNVRGSDCLGCSIFNMLCCNPVFGLVAVIFSCMAKDAYNRGDNDHGRSHYNVARVMNILGPIITWLSVIVIVVYFVVIIGSVFG